The following DNA comes from Candidatus Poribacteria bacterium.
CCTCCTACCTGCAGGCGAGGTTTGCAACCTCGCTTACTGACTGCTGACTTATTTTACTTTCCACTTGACCTATCTCCCCGAAACCTGCTATCATACCCGCATGCCGAAACTCAACCTCAAACCTAATCACAAAGCAATCCGCGATTACTACACCACGCTGCAGCAATACAAACAACACGACATCACACACGAAGGTGCCGTCAGCTCACCTTTTGATACATTATTACAATCTTGTGCAAAACAGGTGAACGCCACACTCGTCCCACAATACCCAATGCGTACCTCAAAAGGGAACCGTATCGTCATTGACGGTGCAATCCTCGACGAATACGGACTCCCGCTCGGCTACTGGGAAGCGAAAGATATAGACGACGACCTCGCCAAAGCGGTGCAGGAGAAACAGAACACAGGCTATCCGCTCGACAATATCCTCTTCCAAACGCCACAGCGTGCCATCTTATACCAGAACGGACAAGAGGTCCTGGACGTTGATATTACGGAACCCACACATCTAATTGATACCCTGCAATACCTTTTCTCTTACGTCCCACCCGCCCTGGACAATTGGCAGACTGCCGTCTCCGATTTCAGGGAACACGTCCCAGACCTCGCAACCAAACTAAAGGAACTCATTGAGCAACGCCACGAAACCGATCCAGCCTTCAAGAAAGCGTTCTCCGATTTTTACGAAACCTGCCGCACCGCGATTAACCCCGAACTCTCACAGGATGCCGTCGAGGAGATGCTCATCCAGCACATCCTCACCGAACGCATCTTCAGGACTGTCTTTAACAACTCCGCCTTCACCCGCCGAAACATCATCGCACGCGAGATTGAAAATGTCGTTGACGAACTTATCCGTCAGGCGTTCAGTCGCGAGGAATTCCTCAAACCCTTAGACCGGTTCTACGTCTCCATTGAGCAAGCCGCGATGCTCTGCCAAGACTTCACCCAAAAACAGCACTTCCTCAACACGTTCTACGAGAAATTTTTTCAGGGGTTCTCCGAAGATGTGGCAGACACACACGGCATCGTCTACACGCCGCAACCGATCGTCGATTTCATGGTGAAAAGTGTAGAGCATATCCTCGAAACCGAGTTCGATCGATCGTTGTCGGATACTGGGGTTCATATCATCGACCCGTTCGTCGGGACGGGCAATTTCATCGTCCGTCTCATGCAGGACATCCAAGGCACAGCGTTAGAGGAGAAATACCGTCACGAGTTCCACTGCAACGAGGTAATGCTCCTACCCTACTACATCGCCAGCCTGAACATCGAACAAGAATTCTTTCAACGCACAGGGACGTATCTGCCGTTTGAAGGCATCGCGCTTGCGGACACGTTTGAATTGCTGGAACAGCAGCAAGGCGAACTCTTCACGCGCGAAAACACGGAACGGGTGGAGAGACAGAAGACAGCGGATATGTTCGTCGTCATCGGCAATCCACCTTATAATGCGTGGCAAGTAAATGAAAACGATAATAACAAAAATCGCAAATATGAGACGATGGACAAGCAGATCGCGGAGACGTATGCTAAAGACTCCAAAGCAACGCTCAAAAACGCGCTTTACGATCCGTATGTGAAAGCGATCCGATGGGCATCAAAGCGGATTGGAGAGGAAGGGGTTGTCGCATTTGTAACAAATAATAGCTTCCTTGACGGTTTGGCGTTTGATGGGATGCGAAAACATCTTGCAGAAGATTTTGACGCGATCTACATTCTGGATTTGGGAGGGAATGCACGAAAAGGATTAAAGGTATCAGAGGCGAATGTGTTCGGCATTCGGGTTGGGGTGAGCATCAACCTGTTTATCAAGGCAAAGCAGAATCCATCACCTTCTGGTCATATCTTTCATTATCAAACAGACGAACTATGGAACAAAGAGCGTAAGTTTGAATTTCTCAATGAACATCAACACATTGGTGCTATTGAGTGGAAATCTATTCAACCGGATGCACGACACACATGGCTCACCGAAGGACTCCACACCGAGTTTGATGCCTTCATCCCGATGGGAACTAAGGAAACGAAGGTAGAAAAAGACACAGCGATAGATGTAATCTTTAAGACTTACAGTAGTGGTGTTACAACGGGACGCGACCCATGGATTTACAACTTCGACCAAGACGCACTTGCTAATAACATGCACAGAATGATTGAGGATTACAATGCCGAGGTCGCTCGATGGGCGCAAAGGACGAACCGAAGTGCCAATCTTGATGATTTTGTGGTGTCAGATGATACGAAAATCAAATGGAGTTCAACCTTAAAACAAAAACTGAAGGGTGGACAAATCGCCTCATTTGCGGAAGCGAAAATCCGACAGTCAATCTATCGTCCCTTTACAAAATCCCACCTCTATTTCGACAGAATGGTAAACGATAGAATGCTTGTATTTCCATCTATCTTCCCTACCCTGGAGACAGAATCGGAAAATAGAGTGATTATCGTTAGCGATCACGGCTTCCGAGCAGGCTTTAATACCCTGATGGCAAATCTGATTTCTGACTCCCACATACTTGCGACTCAGGACCGCTTTCAATGTTTCCCGTTTTACACCTACGATGAAGACGGCACAAACCGACGAGAGAACATCACCGACTGGGCATTGGCAGAATTCCGAACCCACTACAGCGATGACACCATCACCAAATGGGACATCTTCCACTACAACTACGCGCTCCTGCACCACCCCACCTATCGCGAGAAATACGAGATGAACCTCAAGCGCGACCTCCCGCATATCCCTTTCGCCGAAGACTTCTGGGGATTCGCCGAGGCAGGCGCGGCATTAGCGGACCTCCACGTTAACTACGAATCCGCTCCGAAATATAATGGACTGAAATATATTGAGACACCCGGAATGCCGGTAGATTGGCGCGTTGAGAAGATGAAACTCTCCAAAGACAAGACGCAGCTGAAATACAACGATTTCCTGACATTGGACGGCATCCCTGCGGAGGTCTATGAGTATCGACTCGGCACACGGTCTGCGTTGGAGTGGGTGGTAGATCAGTATCGTGTCAAGACAGACAAACGGAGCGGCATCATCAATGACCCGAACCGTGAGACAGAACCGCGGTATATCGTTGACCTCGTCGCCAGCGTCATCACCGTCAGCCTAAAGACGGTGGAGATTGTTAGAAACTTACCTACGTTGTAAAGGTTTCTTGTGCGAGGGGTTTGTAAACCCATTCTTTTTTTAAAACGTGAGCTCCTGTAGGTTGGGTTGAGCGGGTTGAAAATCAAAGGTAGGTCTTTCAAAGGACATCAAACCTGATAGACCCGTGTATGCGTGGAGAAACCCAGCGAAACCCAACGTTCTTTACGTCAAGTGCTGGAAACATGTCGGTAGTTTGCGTTGGGTTTCGCTATCTTCTTGATTGATAGGAGGGTGTAGAGTAGTAAAATGTGCTTGGTGTGTCCATATCATTTTTTGAACTCCGCTCAACCTAACGGAAACACCCAAGCAAAAACACCTACGATGCTATGACACGTTTTTTCTAAAATTGACAGTTATGGTTTGCACCCACAGCACACAAACTGGAAAGTTTGTGCTACAAGGGTCGCAAGGTGGTTCTCGGGAGAAAAGACCTGTTATGGAACTCACATTATTTATTATCAAACTGACGTTTTTTTTAAATTAGAAGAACTATGGAGCATTCCAATGTTTAGATATTTTGTCATTTTACTCACACTCGTCGGAATCTTCAACGATGTATCCGCGCATAACAGGAAGGTAGCATCGGACGGCTGTCATAGAGAAGGTGATTCTTATCACTGCCATTCCGCAGATACAACGATAGGTTTTATATCGAACGAAGCCCGTTATTACGAAGTAGACCGAGTTATTGACGGAGACACCCTCGATTTCATCTATAGCGACCAAGGTATCATTACAACACGGCTCTACGGTGTGGATACCCCTGAAAGCCATAAAGGGACAAAACTCACGAAAGATGCGAAATCTGTATTGGAACAAGGTGGCACTACACCTGACCACGATGACTATGAGGACCTTTTGGAAACCGAGAAAGAACGTCAATTGGAACTCGGCGCAGCGGCAACGCAATACGTCGAGGATACCCTCGAAGACAAGGATGTATTCGTACTTTTCGAGGATTCTGACACATTTCCGTTTATCCAAAAGGGTTCTGAAGGGAGGTTCTTGGCGTATGTGTTTTACGCAGATGACACCGGGACTCGCATGCTAAACTTACAACTTATTGCCGAGGGGCATGCCGAAGCCGATTACCTGGACGCGCCATTCCGATACCGATGGGCGTTCATTGATGACGACATGGACGCAGTAAGGGAAAACATTGCGTCTGTAGCACTCCCAGAGAAGCCTGTAACACTTTCACCGGCATCCGTCCGTCACCACCTCACAACTTCTTGGGCAGTGCTGAAGAAACGATACCGCTAAGGTACACCGTGTGGCGCGCTGGAAGTCGGTATTTTCCATATCTTTAACCCCCTAAATCCCCCTTATCAGGGGGACTTTAAGAAGCAGTGCGTAAGTCCTGTTAATATTATCCAAACTTTAGTATAGAAAGGAAATTGATTTATGAAACATTTATTTTCTTTGAGTATTCTGATTCTCATTGTTGTCGTTTTTTCGAGTTGCGACGACCGAATGCAAGAGGCTATGAAGCCAATCACCGAAAATGTTATCGGTGATCCCGTGACGGAACCTGAGTATGCCGATGTACCGCTCATCGACGCACCCGAGTTAGAACCGGGGCTGTATCGGATGACTGTTACGTCGGGCCACGTTTTAGATGATCGTTATGTTGATTCTCTTGGTACGTTCCCGATGCCTGAGAATGAAAATGTCCTTGTTGCCGTGCATTTGTATCCGGTGGTAGAAGACTTCAGCTATGATCATTTTCTCGATGCTCAAGTCGTTGTTCGGATATACGCGAAAGATATTACGCCGCCGTTCATTGATGATACGGGTACAACATATCACATCTATCACGGT
Coding sequences within:
- a CDS encoding thermonuclease family protein is translated as MFRYFVILLTLVGIFNDVSAHNRKVASDGCHREGDSYHCHSADTTIGFISNEARYYEVDRVIDGDTLDFIYSDQGIITTRLYGVDTPESHKGTKLTKDAKSVLEQGGTTPDHDDYEDLLETEKERQLELGAAATQYVEDTLEDKDVFVLFEDSDTFPFIQKGSEGRFLAYVFYADDTGTRMLNLQLIAEGHAEADYLDAPFRYRWAFIDDDMDAVRENIASVALPEKPVTLSPASVRHHLTTSWAVLKKRYR
- a CDS encoding N-6 DNA methylase, which codes for MPKLNLKPNHKAIRDYYTTLQQYKQHDITHEGAVSSPFDTLLQSCAKQVNATLVPQYPMRTSKGNRIVIDGAILDEYGLPLGYWEAKDIDDDLAKAVQEKQNTGYPLDNILFQTPQRAILYQNGQEVLDVDITEPTHLIDTLQYLFSYVPPALDNWQTAVSDFREHVPDLATKLKELIEQRHETDPAFKKAFSDFYETCRTAINPELSQDAVEEMLIQHILTERIFRTVFNNSAFTRRNIIAREIENVVDELIRQAFSREEFLKPLDRFYVSIEQAAMLCQDFTQKQHFLNTFYEKFFQGFSEDVADTHGIVYTPQPIVDFMVKSVEHILETEFDRSLSDTGVHIIDPFVGTGNFIVRLMQDIQGTALEEKYRHEFHCNEVMLLPYYIASLNIEQEFFQRTGTYLPFEGIALADTFELLEQQQGELFTRENTERVERQKTADMFVVIGNPPYNAWQVNENDNNKNRKYETMDKQIAETYAKDSKATLKNALYDPYVKAIRWASKRIGEEGVVAFVTNNSFLDGLAFDGMRKHLAEDFDAIYILDLGGNARKGLKVSEANVFGIRVGVSINLFIKAKQNPSPSGHIFHYQTDELWNKERKFEFLNEHQHIGAIEWKSIQPDARHTWLTEGLHTEFDAFIPMGTKETKVEKDTAIDVIFKTYSSGVTTGRDPWIYNFDQDALANNMHRMIEDYNAEVARWAQRTNRSANLDDFVVSDDTKIKWSSTLKQKLKGGQIASFAEAKIRQSIYRPFTKSHLYFDRMVNDRMLVFPSIFPTLETESENRVIIVSDHGFRAGFNTLMANLISDSHILATQDRFQCFPFYTYDEDGTNRRENITDWALAEFRTHYSDDTITKWDIFHYNYALLHHPTYREKYEMNLKRDLPHIPFAEDFWGFAEAGAALADLHVNYESAPKYNGLKYIETPGMPVDWRVEKMKLSKDKTQLKYNDFLTLDGIPAEVYEYRLGTRSALEWVVDQYRVKTDKRSGIINDPNRETEPRYIVDLVASVITVSLKTVEIVRNLPTL